One window of the Macaca thibetana thibetana isolate TM-01 chromosome 13, ASM2454274v1, whole genome shotgun sequence genome contains the following:
- the ASB3 gene encoding ankyrin repeat and SOCS box protein 3 isoform X1 — protein sequence MAMMPLVLHHPERQAELGSGLRDGGGGEALRPPGRRRRHFSLKMNSTGHLQDAPNATSLHVPHSPEGNSTSLQEGLQDLIHTATLVTCTFLLAVIFCLGSYGNFIVFLSFFDPAFRKFRTNFDFMILNLSFCDLFICGVTAPMFTFVLFFSSASSIPDAFCFTFHLTSSGFIIMSLKTVAVIALHRLRMVLGKQPNRMASFPCTVLLTLLLWATSFTLATLATLKTSKSHLCLPMSSLIAGKGKAILSLYVVDFTFCVAVVSVSYIMIAQTLRKNAQVRKCPPVITVDASRPQPFMGVPVQGGGDPIQCAMPALYRNQNYNKLQHVQTRGYTKSPNQLATPAASRLQLVSAINLSTAKDSKAVVTCVIIVLSVLVCCLPLGISLVQVVLSSNGSFILYQFELFGFTLIFFKSGLNPFIYSRNSAGLRRKVLWCLQYIGLGFFCCKQKTRLRAMGKGNLEVNRNKSSHHETNSAYMLSPKPQKKFVDQACGPSHSKESVVSPKISAGHQHCGQSSSTPINTRIEPYYSIYNSSPSQEESSPCNLQPVNSFGFANSYIAMHYHTTNDLMQEYDSTSAKQIPVPSV from the coding sequence AAGAAGGAGACATTTCTCTCTGAAGATGAACTCAACAGGCCACCTTCAAGATGCCCCCAATGCCACCTCGCTCCATGTGCCTCACTCACCAGAAGGAAACAGCACCTCTCTCCAGGAGGGTCTTCAGGATCTCATCCACACAGCCACCTTGGTGACCTGTACTTTTCTACTGGCGGTCATCTTCTGCCTGGGTTCCTACGGCAACTTCATTGTCTTCTTGTCCTTCTTTGATCCAGCCTTCAGGAAATTTAGAACCAACTTTGATTTCATGATCCTGAACCTGTCCTTCTGTGACCTCTTCATTTGTGGAGTGACGGCACCCATGTTCACCTTTGTGTTATTCTTCAGCTCAGCCAGTAGTATCCCAGATGCTTTCTGCTTCACTTTCCATCTCACCAGTTCCGGCTTCATCATCATGTCCCTGAAGACAGTGGCAGTGATTGCCCTGCACCGGCTCCGCATGGTGTTGGGGAAGCAACCTAATCGCATGGCCTCGTTTCCCTGCACCGTCCTTCTCACCCTGCTTCTCTGGGCCACCAGCTTCACCCTTGCCACCTTGGCTACCTTGAAAACCAGCAAGTCCCACCTCTGTCTTCCCATGTCCAGTCTGATTGCTGGAAAAGGGAAAGCCATTTTGTCTCTCTATGTGGTCGACTTCACCTTCTGTGTTGCTGTGGTCTCTGTCTCTTACATCATGATTGCTCAGACCCTGCGGAAGAACGCTCAAGTCAGAAAGTGTCCCCCTGTAATCACAGTCGATGCTTCCAGACCACAGCCTTTCATGGGGGTCCCTGTGCAGGGAGGTGGAGATCCCATCCAGTGTGCCATGCCGGCTCTGTATAGGAACCAGAATTACAACAAACTGCAGCACGTTCAGACCCGTGGATATACCAAGAGTCCCAACCAGCTGGCCACCCCTGCAGCGAGCCGACTCCAGCTGGTATCAGCCATCAACCTCTCCACTGCCAAGGATTCCAAAGCCGTGGTCACCTGCGTGATCATTGTGCTGTCAGTCCTGGTGTGCTGTCTTCCACTGGGGATCTCCTTGGTACAGGTGGTTCTCTCCAGCAATGGGAGCTTCATTCTTTACCAGTTTGAATTGTTTGGATTCACCCTTATATTTTTCAAGTCAGGATTAAACCCTTTTATATATTCTCGGAACAGTGCAGGGCTGAGAAGGAAAGTGCTCTGGTGCCTCCAGTACATAGGCCTGGGTTTTTTCTGCTGCAAACAAAAGACTCGACTTCGAGCCATGGGAAAAGGGAACCTCGAAGTCAACAGAAACAAATCCTCCCATCATGAAACAAACTCTGCCTACATGTTATCTCCAAAGCCACAGAAGAAATTTGTGGACCAGGCTTGTGGCCCAAGTCATTCAAAGGAAAGTGTGGTGAGTCCCAAGATCTCTGCTGGACATCAACACTGTGGTCAGAGCAGCTCAACCCCCATCAACACTCGGATTGAACCTTACTACAGCATCTATAACAGCAGCCCTTCCCAGGAGGAGAGCAGCCCATGTAACTTACAGCCAGTAAACTCTTTTGGATTTGCCAATTCATATATTGCCATGCATTATCACACCACTAATGACTTAATGCAGGAATATGACAGCACTTCAGCCAAGCAGATTCCAGTTCCCTCTGTTTAA